The Osmerus eperlanus chromosome 7, fOsmEpe2.1, whole genome shotgun sequence genome includes a region encoding these proteins:
- the popdc3 gene encoding popeye domain-containing protein 3 → MEPIAVEAENLTSGTLASHPVCTAWAEGPETSVFHLANMLLVLGFMGGSGFYGLLYLYSFLAVGFFCSSIWAWSDPCTTDTFLWSFVLFAACVGQVVHVAYRLRKVTFEKEFQDLYNYMFKKLGVSLVHFGKIIVCCEGDIHTIEKDHCFAVEGKTSIDKLSVLVSGRIRVTVNGEFLHYIYPFQFLDSPEWDSLRPSEEGIFQVTLRADNQCRYIAWRRKKLYLLFARHRYIAKIFALVVRNDIADKLYSLNDKAFDSGGIRFDLRLPSYCHVPGPELERTAAFLQVAEE, encoded by the exons ATGGAGCCCATAGCTGTCGAAGCAGAAAACCTGACATCGGGGACACTGGCTTCTCACCCGGTTTGCACAGCATGGGCGGAGGGCCCCGAGACTTCAGTTTTCCACCTTGCCAATATGTTACTTGTTTTGGGATTCATGGGCGGAAGTGGATTCTACGGGCTTCTCTACCTGTATAGTTTCTTGGCAGTTGGTTTCTTCTGTTCCTCGATTTGGGCATGGTCGGACCCGTGCACCACGGACACCTTTCTGTGGAGTTTTGTTCTTTTCGCAGCGTGCGTTGGTCAAGTGGTGCATGTTGCCTACCGGTTAAGGAAAGTTACTTTCGAGAAAGAGTTCCAAGACCTGTACAACTACATGTTCAAGAAACTAGGTGTATCCCTGGTCCACTTTGGGAAGATTATCGTTTGTTGCGAAGGGGACATCCATACAATTGAAAAGGACCACTGCTTTGCAGTGGAGGGAAAGACGTCGATCGACAAGCTGTCTGTTCTCGTGTCCGGCAG AATTCGAGTGACTGTAAACGGGGAATTTTTACATTACATCTATCCTTTCCAGTTTCTCGACTCTCCAGAATGGGACTCACTCAGACCCTCAGAGGAAGGGATCTTCCAG GTAACGCTGCGCGCTGATAATCAGTGTAGGTATATTGCTTGGAGGCGGAAGAAGCTGTATCTGTTGTTTGCCAGACATCGCTACATAGCCAAGATCTTCGCTCTGGTTGTGCGGAACGATATCGCGGACAAGCTGTACTCCCTGAACGACAAGGCGTTCGACAGCGGCGGGATCCGGTTTGATCTCCGGTTACCCAGTTACTGTCACGTGCCGGGTCCAGAATTAGAACGAACAGCTGCATTCCTGCAAGTCGCAGAGGAGTGA